Proteins from a single region of Mailhella massiliensis:
- a CDS encoding MFS transporter has translation MQTPPCDAPVAKARWFAVFSLFMGVTCLISAEFTPVSLLTPLSQGLGISEGMAGRSVTAVGALAMVTSLLLAPLTRHTDRRRILLLLSALLIISNIIVASAQSYAMLMLGRGLLGVCVGGFWSMASAVTIQLVPQKDIPRALSVLYSGVAVATILSLPLASLLEAHFGWRNVFLFSSAPGLVSLIWQYMALPSIPPRPGNDFAGMFSLLKVRWALAGMAATIFSYGGYHSLFTYLRPYLEHSLALEPAGLSATLLAYGIANTLGTFCAGFLLNRSLRLTMLGVHACLAATALVLLCAPAHTAVNIALVLVWGFGFGLICVGWTAWIALTLADRAEIAGGLSVAAIQFSIGGAAATGGSIYDASGMSGIFLLASGLLCTAALLAMMSFALHARITGKRLP, from the coding sequence ATGCAGACTCCCCCCTGTGACGCACCGGTCGCCAAGGCCCGCTGGTTCGCCGTATTTTCCCTGTTCATGGGCGTCACCTGCCTCATTTCCGCCGAATTCACCCCCGTCAGCCTGCTTACTCCCCTTTCTCAGGGACTCGGAATCTCCGAAGGCATGGCAGGCCGGAGCGTCACCGCCGTGGGAGCGCTGGCCATGGTCACCAGCCTTCTGCTCGCCCCCCTCACCCGGCATACCGACAGGCGGCGCATCCTGCTCCTTCTTTCCGCACTGCTCATCATCTCCAACATCATCGTCGCCTCGGCGCAAAGCTATGCCATGCTCATGCTGGGACGGGGGCTGCTCGGCGTATGCGTAGGAGGCTTCTGGTCCATGGCCTCGGCCGTCACCATTCAGCTCGTGCCGCAAAAAGACATTCCCCGCGCGCTGAGCGTTCTTTATTCCGGCGTGGCCGTGGCCACCATTCTTTCCCTGCCTCTGGCAAGTCTCCTGGAAGCGCATTTCGGCTGGCGCAACGTGTTTTTGTTCTCCTCCGCTCCGGGGCTCGTGTCTCTCATCTGGCAGTATATGGCGCTGCCTTCCATTCCTCCCCGCCCGGGAAACGACTTTGCCGGCATGTTCAGCCTGCTCAAGGTCAGGTGGGCTCTCGCAGGAATGGCGGCCACCATCTTCAGTTACGGCGGCTATCACTCTCTGTTCACCTACCTCCGCCCCTATCTGGAGCACAGCCTCGCACTGGAGCCTGCCGGGCTTTCCGCCACGCTTCTGGCCTACGGAATTGCCAATACTCTGGGCACGTTCTGCGCAGGCTTTCTGCTGAACAGAAGTTTACGGCTTACCATGCTCGGCGTTCATGCCTGCCTTGCGGCAACGGCTCTGGTACTGCTCTGCGCACCGGCGCATACGGCCGTGAACATCGCTCTCGTCCTTGTCTGGGGCTTCGGTTTCGGTCTCATCTGCGTAGGCTGGACGGCATGGATAGCCCTTACCCTGGCCGACAGGGCGGAAATCGCAGGCGGACTTTCCGTGGCGGCCATACAGTTTTCCATAGGCGGCGCGGCGGCGACGGGCGGCAGCATCTACGACGCCTCGGGCATGTCGGGCATCTTCCTTCTTGCTTCGGGACTGCTCTGTACCGCCGCGCTTCTGGCCATGATGAGCTTCGCGCTCCACGCCCGGATCACGGGTAAGCGCCTTCCTTAA
- a CDS encoding alpha/beta hydrolase, which translates to MKKTLIAASMLGLLLAPAVPSQAQDIAVPADAANFYQSDKVNREKVSFPTLYTMKVAGHLYTPKGMEKGSRLAAVIVGHPMGAVKEQSADLYAARLAEKGFVTLSIDLPFWGESEGRPRNAVSPDMYAEAFSAAVDFLGTRDFVRRESIGAVGICGSGSFAISAAKIDPRLKAVATVSMYDMGAANRNGLRHSMSLEDRRAVLQQAAEQRYAEFAGKEPLYTGGTVHELTEQSTPVEREFYSFYRTSRGEFTPEGASPLTTTHPTLTSNVKFMNFYPFNDIETISPRPLLFITGENAHSIEFSEDAYRRAAEPKELLIVPGAGHVDLYDRVSLIPFDRLAEFFKKSLN; encoded by the coding sequence ATGAAAAAGACGCTTATCGCCGCCTCCATGCTCGGCCTTCTTCTTGCCCCGGCCGTTCCCTCACAGGCTCAGGACATCGCCGTTCCCGCCGATGCCGCGAACTTCTACCAGAGCGACAAGGTGAACAGGGAAAAGGTATCCTTCCCCACCCTGTACACCATGAAGGTCGCAGGACATCTCTATACGCCGAAAGGCATGGAAAAAGGCTCCAGGCTCGCCGCCGTGATCGTGGGGCATCCCATGGGAGCGGTCAAGGAACAGAGCGCCGACCTTTATGCCGCCAGGCTGGCCGAAAAGGGATTCGTCACGCTGTCCATCGATCTGCCCTTCTGGGGAGAAAGCGAAGGCCGGCCCCGCAACGCCGTTTCTCCCGACATGTACGCCGAAGCCTTCAGCGCGGCGGTGGACTTTCTCGGCACGCGCGACTTCGTCAGACGCGAAAGCATCGGCGCGGTGGGCATCTGCGGCAGCGGGAGCTTCGCCATCAGCGCAGCAAAAATCGATCCCAGGCTCAAGGCCGTCGCCACGGTAAGCATGTACGATATGGGCGCAGCCAACCGCAACGGTCTGCGGCACTCCATGTCTCTGGAAGACCGCAGGGCCGTTCTTCAGCAGGCAGCCGAACAGCGCTATGCGGAATTTGCCGGAAAGGAACCGCTCTATACCGGCGGAACCGTGCATGAACTGACGGAGCAGTCCACGCCCGTGGAACGCGAGTTCTACTCCTTCTACCGCACCAGCCGGGGAGAATTCACGCCCGAAGGCGCTTCCCCCCTCACCACCACGCACCCCACGCTCACCAGCAACGTGAAGTTCATGAACTTCTACCCGTTCAACGACATAGAAACCATTTCTCCCCGGCCGCTGCTCTTCATTACCGGGGAAAACGCCCATTCCATCGAATTCAGTGAAGATGCCTACCGCCGTGCCGCAGAACCCAAGGAACTGCTTATCGTACCCGGCGCAGGGCATGTGGATCTGTACGATCGCGTCAGCCTCATTCCCTTCGACAGACTCGCAGAATTCTTCAAGAAGAGCTTGAACTAA